A part of Helicobacter ibis genomic DNA contains:
- a CDS encoding aspartate carbamoyltransferase catalytic subunit, which produces MPRNLISTKDFNKNEVEMILNLAEQFLDGKPRNSLNGHIVITIFFENSTRTLSSFEVATKRLGGSVVRLDVERSSTSKGETLFDTAANLNAMNPSAIVVRHKNSGVPNILSKYLSCSIVNGGDGSHAHPTQALLDLLTLKRHLGNVEGKKIAIVGDIKNSRVANSNIELLSRFGMEVILVAPPHFLPRTKLKYTHDIKEIIDNIDAIMSLRTQTERHNESIYSSLKDYAKDYCITKELVGDRNIILLHPGPVHRNIDISDDMLSDSRCKVLEQVTHGVAIRMAVLETLIAQDVTKLPKHFPYF; this is translated from the coding sequence ATGCCACGCAATTTAATAAGCACAAAAGATTTTAATAAAAACGAAGTTGAAATGATACTTAATTTAGCAGAGCAGTTTTTAGATGGAAAACCTCGCAATTCTCTAAATGGACACATTGTAATTACTATTTTCTTTGAAAATTCAACAAGAACTCTATCTAGCTTTGAAGTTGCAACCAAAAGACTTGGTGGTAGCGTAGTTAGACTAGATGTTGAGAGAAGCTCAACTTCAAAGGGTGAGACCCTATTTGATACTGCAGCAAACTTAAATGCCATGAATCCAAGTGCCATTGTAGTAAGACATAAAAATTCCGGCGTCCCAAATATACTATCAAAATATCTTTCGTGTTCTATTGTAAATGGAGGAGACGGCTCACATGCGCACCCCACACAAGCATTACTTGATCTACTAACACTAAAGAGGCATTTAGGAAATGTAGAAGGTAAAAAAATAGCAATAGTAGGAGATATAAAAAACTCACGCGTTGCAAATAGCAATATAGAATTACTAAGCAGATTCGGTATGGAAGTAATACTAGTAGCCCCACCACATTTCCTTCCTAGAACAAAGCTAAAATACACACATGATATAAAAGAGATAATAGACAATATCGATGCGATAATGAGTCTAAGAACACAAACAGAAAGACACAATGAATCTATATACTCTAGCCTAAAAGACTATGCAAAAGATTACTGCATAACAAAAGAGCTAGTAGGAGATAGAAATATAATCTTATTACACCCCGGACCTGTGCATAGAAATATAGATATAAGCGATGATATGCTAAGCGATTCAAGATGTAAAGTGCTAGAGCAAGTAACACATGGTGTAGCTATAAGAATGGCAGTCTTAGAGACACTAATAGCACAAGATGTAACAAAACTTCCTAAACATTTCCCATATTTTTAA
- a CDS encoding LysE family translocator, which yields MEFVLVFITGFIAAITPGPDILFITRNTLQYGFKEGLYSLFGVFSGCTIFALLVYFGLTKILSGDAFQMTLSIIGGVYLIYLAISLLKSKNNINLIKHITKSNNCYLKGLFINLSNPKVILFFAVIVTPFIDKNLGLNLISLMLGNLLAFFSALILSIYFRRFLTNDLFNKIDKICAIVFSIFGASLLYSAICMLDNTLLLE from the coding sequence ATGGAATTTGTATTAGTTTTTATAACGGGATTTATCGCTGCTATAACTCCCGGACCTGATATATTATTTATCACAAGAAATACATTGCAATATGGTTTTAAAGAAGGTTTATATAGCTTATTTGGCGTCTTTAGTGGTTGCACTATTTTTGCACTTTTAGTGTATTTTGGGCTAACTAAGATTCTAAGTGGCGATGCTTTTCAAATGACATTAAGCATTATAGGCGGAGTGTATCTAATATATCTTGCAATATCTTTGCTAAAGAGCAAAAATAATATTAACCTAATAAAACATATAACAAAATCTAATAATTGCTACCTAAAAGGTCTTTTTATAAATCTCTCAAACCCAAAGGTTATATTATTCTTTGCAGTAATAGTAACCCCATTTATAGATAAGAATCTAGGATTAAACCTTATTTCGTTGATGCTTGGTAATTTATTAGCATTTTTTAGTGCGTTAATACTCTCTATATATTTTAGGAGATTTTTAACAAATGATTTATTTAACAAAATAGATAAGATATGTGCGATTGTGTTTTCTATTTTTGGTGCGTCATTGCTGTATTCAGCCATTTGTATGCTTGACAACACTTTACTTTTAGAATAG
- the rho gene encoding transcription termination factor Rho — MSEKNEKETKHKSRTHTPVEGYTIEFLRSQSIDKLAEIAKSLGIENPQEFLRQELIFEILKTQVSKGGFILFTGILEITQEGYGFLRSIDENFSGSRNDAYVSSTQIRKFALRNGDIVTGQVRSPKDQERYYALLKVEAINYHSPDEMKNRPLFENLTPLFPIQQIKLEYNSFKITGRMLDLFAPIGKGQRALIVAPPRTGKTELMKELAYGITQNHPEVELIVLLVDERPEEVTDMERSVKGEVYSSTFDMPASNHTRVAELVVEKAKRMVEMGKDVVILLDSITRLARAYNTATPSSGKVLSGGVDANALHRPKKFFGAARNIEQGGSLTIIATALIETGSRMDEVIFEEFKGTGNSEIVLSRPIAERRIYPAMDILKSGTRKEELLLGKEKLQKVWVLRNAIHQMNNEVEALTFLYSQMQKSKDNEEFLNNMNDNAKE, encoded by the coding sequence ATGAGTGAAAAAAACGAAAAAGAAACAAAGCATAAATCAAGGACACATACGCCCGTTGAAGGCTACACGATAGAATTTTTAAGATCACAATCAATAGATAAATTAGCAGAAATAGCAAAATCTCTAGGAATTGAAAACCCCCAAGAATTTTTAAGACAAGAATTAATTTTTGAAATATTAAAAACACAAGTAAGCAAAGGTGGATTTATACTATTTACTGGAATCTTGGAAATCACCCAAGAAGGATATGGATTTTTAAGATCTATTGATGAGAATTTCTCTGGCTCAAGAAACGATGCTTATGTAAGTAGCACACAAATTAGAAAATTCGCTCTAAGAAATGGAGATATAGTAACAGGTCAAGTAAGATCACCAAAAGATCAAGAAAGATATTATGCTCTATTAAAAGTAGAAGCGATAAATTATCATTCACCAGATGAAATGAAGAATCGTCCTTTATTTGAAAATCTAACACCTCTATTCCCAATACAACAAATAAAACTAGAATACAATAGCTTTAAAATCACAGGTAGAATGCTTGATTTATTCGCACCAATAGGCAAAGGACAAAGAGCATTAATAGTTGCCCCTCCAAGAACTGGTAAAACAGAATTAATGAAAGAACTAGCATATGGTATCACACAAAACCACCCTGAAGTAGAGCTAATAGTGTTGCTAGTAGATGAGCGACCAGAAGAGGTAACAGATATGGAACGAAGTGTGAAAGGGGAAGTATATAGCTCAACATTTGATATGCCTGCAAGCAACCACACAAGAGTTGCTGAATTAGTTGTAGAAAAGGCAAAGAGAATGGTTGAGATGGGAAAAGATGTAGTAATCCTTTTAGATTCAATTACAAGACTTGCAAGAGCATACAATACAGCAACTCCAAGTAGCGGAAAGGTGCTAAGTGGTGGTGTAGATGCAAATGCACTACATAGACCAAAAAAATTCTTTGGTGCTGCTAGAAATATAGAACAAGGCGGTTCTCTAACAATTATAGCAACAGCCTTAATTGAAACTGGCTCAAGAATGGATGAAGTAATATTTGAAGAATTCAAAGGTACTGGCAATAGTGAAATAGTCCTATCGCGACCTATTGCAGAAAGAAGAATCTATCCTGCTATGGATATACTAAAGAGTGGTACAAGAAAAGAAGAGTTACTACTAGGTAAAGAAAAATTACAAAAAGTTTGGGTTTTAAGGAATGCGATTCATCAGATGAATAACGAAGTTGAAGCACTAACTTTTCTT